A genomic stretch from Corvus cornix cornix isolate S_Up_H32 chromosome 7, ASM73873v5, whole genome shotgun sequence includes:
- the FAM237A gene encoding protein FAM237A — protein sequence MDLGSRGRIHCTMRLTCSLLLMAVFCVKPFLCHSQIDPLALGRADPQCWESSSAVLLEMRKPRISDSVSGFWDFMIFLKSSENLKHGALFWDLAQLFWDIYVDCVLSRTHGLGRRQLAEAEQKIATLHSQFTGRKQGTFSHIQRSPVLKKKDSFEDLISIHIHKSRSILLGRIIGELGKKRKLHI from the exons ATGGATCttggaagcagaggaagaatCCACTGCACCATGAGACTCACCTGCTCTCTCTTACTCATGGCAGTGTTCTGTGTGAAACCCTTCCTCTGCCATAGTCAAATTGATCCACTAGCTCTTGGGCGGGCAGACCCTCAGTGCTGGGAATCCTCCTCAGCTGTTCTACTAGAGATGAGGAAGCCTCGCATTTCTGACTCTGTCAGTGGCTTTTGGGACTTCATGATCTTTCTGAAATCCTCAGAGAACTTGAAACATGGGGCTTTGTTCTGGGATCTGGCTCAGCTCTTCTGGGATATCTATGTGGACTGTGTGCTCTCCAGAACCCATGGCCTAGGCAGAAGGCAGCTGGCAGAAGCTGAGCAGAAGATTGCTACCCTACATTCTCAGTTCACAGGGAGAAAACAAG GGACATTTTCTCATATTCAGAGGTCACCAGTTCTGAAGAAGAAAGACTCATTTGAAGATTTAATAAGTATCCACATACACAAAAGTAGATCTATATTACTTGGAAGAATCATTGGAGAGctaggaaaaaagaggaaattacaCATTTAG